From Miscanthus floridulus cultivar M001 chromosome 15, ASM1932011v1, whole genome shotgun sequence, the proteins below share one genomic window:
- the LOC136507433 gene encoding protein FAR1-RELATED SEQUENCE 5-like, producing MRFSSVDEVWNFWVTYGGRMGFNVRKCYANKSGLDGLVTTCRFVCSNQGSRAEDKKFSTAQTSHLMPSQRNISKHQAIDIDVADDSGIAPKVAHEFLGRYVGGSGNLGYTHRDHKNYLRTKRQREMMYGEAGSLLKYFQDKSVENPSFQYAIQMDCEEQITNIFWADAKMIVDYVHFGDVITFDTTFGTNKEYRPFGVFVGFNQFRETVVFGAALMYDETFESFKWLFNAFLSVHNKKQPQTIFTDQDSAMGKAVSNVFTRMRSMQLSKSLNNALKVHLKSDLDIVRFLKHVEHVVEDKRERELQAEFESRKKQPRILMMTPILVQTSKIYTPVIFKAFQAEYEKSLAAYIVDSNRSTKFFIAIGALGESSTLEEERTVIVNLADQIVTCNCRLFERIGILCRHALKGLDLMNIKLLPERYILKRWTQGARSETIQDMHGRDIVENPKLDATLRYKKICRIFFPLASRVADFEDCYLLVEETLHNVSKQVEEKNQRNS from the exons ATGAGATTTAGCAGTGTTGATGAGGTTTGGAACTTCTGGGTCACATATGGTGGTAGGATGGGGTTTAATGTTCGGAAGTGCTATGCAAACAAGAGTGGTCTTGATGGATTAGTAACAACATGTAGGTTTGTTTGCTCAAATCAAGGTTCTCGGGCTGAAGATAAGAAGTTCTCA ACTGCACAAACAAGTCATCTGATGCCATCACAGAGAAACATTTCTAAGCATCAGGCTATTGATATTGATGTGGCTGATGATTCTGGAATTGCACCTAAAGTAGCACATGAGTTTCTTGGTAGATATGTTGGTGGATCAGGTAACCTCGGATACACTCATCGTGATCATAAAAATTATTTGCGAACCAAGCGCCAAAGAGAGATGATGTATGGTGAGGCTGGAAGTTTGCTAAAGTATTTTCAAGATAAATCTGTGGAGAATCCTTCCTTTCAATATGCCATTCAAATGGATTGTGAAGAACAAATAACCAATATATTTTGGGCTGATGCAAAGATGATTGTCGACTATGTGCACTTTGGCGATGTCATCACATTTGACACTACCTTTGGAACCAACAAAGAATATAGGCCATTTGGTGTGTTTGTAGGCTTCAACCAATTTAGAGAGACAGTGGTATTTGGTGCTGCTCTTATGTATGATGAGACATTCGAGTCATTCAAATGGTTATTCAATGCATTTTTGTCAGTCCATAATAAAAAACAGCCTCAAACAATTTTTACTGATCAAGATAGTGCAATGGGAAAGGCGGTGTCCAATGTCTTCACTA GAATGCGAAGTATGCAACTAAGCAAGAGCTTGAATAAtgcattgaaagtgcatttgaAATCAGATCTTGACATCGTTAGGTTTCTAAAGCATGTGGAGCATGTTGTTGAAgacaagagagagagggagttacAAGCTGAATTTGAATCTAGAAAGAAACAACCAAGAATTTTGATGATGACACCTATATTGGTACAAACTAGTAAGATATATACACCTGTAATTTTTAAAGCCTTCCAAGCTGAATATGAAAAGTCACTAGCAGCTTACATAGTGGATTCAAATAGAAGCACTAAATTTTTCATTGCAATTGGAGCTCTTGGGGAGTCATCTACACTTGAAGAAGAGCGTACAGTTATAGTCAACCTTGCTGATCAGATTGTCACATGCAATTGTCGACTCTTTGAAAGAATTGGTATATTATGTAGGCATGCACTAAAAGGTCTTGATTTGATGAACATTAAGTTATTGCCTGAAAGATACATTTTGAAGCGGTGGACTCAAGGCGCAAGGTCAGAGACTATCCAAGATATGCATGGGAGGGATATAGTGGAAAATCCTAAGTTAGATGCTACACTTCGGTACAAAAAGATTTGCCGGATATTCTTTCCTTTGGCTTCACGAGTTGCTGATTTTGAAGATTGCTACTTGCTTGTTGAAGAGACACTTCACAATGTCAGTAAGCAGGTGGAAGAAAAAAATCAGAGAAACTCCTAA